The Candidatus Nomurabacteria bacterium DNA window CGATGTATTTTTTCTCCTAGCACTGCAGTATATTTTTTTTCATGGCCTAGGGGCAACGTATCGCTGGGTAAACTCCAGCCTCGTACATATTCCCATCTTCCTGGCTTGGTTTAATATACAAATGCTCTTTCTCTGTCTTGCTACACTGGTTTTGGTAATGGTGGGACTTGCTCTACGCGGAAAATCTTTTGTTTGGTTAGGATTCGAGGCACTTCCTAAAAATACAGTATCAAGTATAGGGTTGTTTATTGCATTGAGTTTTCCCATTGCGCTCCTTGGTCGATTAATCGTATCTGATTTTGATGCATGGTATGCCAATGGAGCTGGCCTGCTGAGCTGGGCAGGTGTTGGCGCCTTTGTCGTAACCTTAGTTTTTTCAGTGTTGAAAGAGGAATTATTGCAACGCTTCATGCAAAGGATGCTCATGGAGCACTTGAGCAACTTGAGTATTGCGATTGTTATGGCAAGCAGCTTTGCCTTGGCGCACTATTTTACTCCCGTGGCCTATGGCGTCAGCTCAGTGGTGAGTGTAGCGTTTATTGCTTTCCTTCTGGCTGTGCTTTATCTCCGTACGAAAAATATACTTGTCACATTCTTTTTTCATTTTTGCTTTAATCTCATTATCACTATTCAGATTAGTTTGCACGCCCGGGGCGATGGCGTAGGAGAATTCCTGCTTTGGAGTCTTTGGGGATTAGCCTTTCTCTGGACCCTTAAGCCAGCCTGGAAAGCATTACGTGAAAGTTTATCTTTTTCCTCAAGCGATCTCCAGCCAAAAACACTTGTATTTCTTACACTCTTTGGATTTCTCCTCCCTCTGCTCTACACCTTTCTGCTGAACTAAGGTACTCTGCAAATATGGCAAAAAAGGAAAAAACATTTGTTATCTTTGACGGCAATGCGTTAATTCACCGTTCTTTTCACGCACTTCCGCCCTTAACAATCAAAGATGGACGCATGGTAAATGCGGTCTATGGATTTACTGCTGTGCTTTTAAAAGTGGTGAAGGAGTTAAAGCCTGAATACTGGGCAGTAGCCTTTGATGTGTCTGGCCCGACTTTTCGTCATAAGATGTATAAGGAGTATAAGGCTACTCGGCAAAAAGCACCGCAGGAATTGTATGATCAAATTCCCATGGTGAAACAGGTGGTGGAGAGTTTTCATATCCCTGTTTTAGAAAAAGCCGGCTACGAAGCTGATGATGTGATTGGTACAGCCGTGCATCAAGTAAAAAATGTCAGGAGCATTATTGTGACAGGTGATGGCGATAGTCTGCAGCTAGTAAGTCCACAGACGCAGGTTTATAAAATCCAAAAGGGTATCACTGACACAAAGCTTTTTGGAGTCGCGGATGTAAAAGAAAAGTACGGACTCACGCCGGAGCAAATTATTGACTATAAAGCATTGCGCGGTGATCCGTCTGATAATATCCCAGGTGTTCGTGGTATTGGTGAAAAAACCGCAACGCAGCTTTTGCAAGACTTCGACACTCTAGAAAAAATATACGCCGCTCTTGATGCAGGAGGGAAGAAAGCAGAGAAAATTTCAGAGCGCATCCAAAAATTATTACACGAGCATAAGAAAGAAGCGGAGCTTTCTAAAAAACTAGCCACCATTGATATTGCCATGCCGCTGGAACTTCAACTAGAGGATTGCGCAGTGCAGCACTATGATCGCAGCGAAGTAGCAAAGCTTTTTCAGGAGTTTGAATTTAAGAGTTTATTAAACCGTTTGCCAGATATCGCGACAAGCGAAAAAAGTTCTCTAGAGCCTACTAGCACGCAGGCGAGTTTACAGTTTACCACCGAGGCAAGTCCGAAGAAGAAAGTAAAAGATAATGGCGCAACATATCAGTGCATTACCACCGAAGCTGGTCTCAAAAAAGTGCTTGAAGAAATAGAAAAGGCGCCTGAGTTAGCGGTTGATACCGAAACCACAGGCGTAGATCCTTTCCGAGATCGCCTCATTGGTATCAGCCTTTCGTGGAAGCCCGGCCTAGCAGCCTATGTCCCGGTTGATGCTCATCCAGATCTAGTGAAGACTGCTACTTTCAATAAACTGAAAGGGCTACTGGTCGATACAAATCTTCCGAAGATCGGTCATAATATCAAGTTTGATCTCGAGGTGTTATGCCAAGCCGGTTTAAGCATTGCGCCATTGAGCTTTGATAGCATGATTGCTGCGTATCTCATTAACTCGGGCACGCGACGCTACGGGCTCGATGATCTGGTGTTCACTGAGTTGGGTTACGAGATGCAGCCAATTGAAGAGCTGATCGGCCCGAAAGGCAAAAAGCAAAAAACCATGGATCAGGTGCCGGTAGAAGAAGTATCATGGTATGCCTGTGAAGATGCTGACTACACCTTACGTCTGGCCCAACATTTGCGAGCAAAGTTAAAGGAGCAAAATATTCTCGGTCTTTTTAGTAAAATTGATATGCCCCTAGTTGGCGTGTTAGCTGAGATGGAGCAAAGCGGGATAAAAATTGACGCAGAGTTTTTAGAAAAAATGGGCAAGCAGGTTGGTAAAGATATTGGAAAGTTAGAAAAGAAGATTCATGAGGTGGCTGGAAGTGAGTTTAATATCCAATCTCCTCTCCAGTTGAAAAAAGTTTTGTTTGAGCAACTTGAGCTTGATACCAGAGGTATCGGCAAAACGAAAACCGGACTTTCAACTGCGGCAAGTGAATTAGAAAAATTGAAGGACCTGCATCCTATCATTCCACTCATCTTAGAATTTCGTGAATTAGCCAAGTTAAAAAATACTTACTTGGATGCCTTACCTGAATTGGTTAATCCAAAAACCGGCCGGGTACACACCGACTTTAATCAGACCATTGCTGCCACCGGGCGTCTCTCCTCGGTAAATCCTAAT harbors:
- a CDS encoding CPBP family intramembrane metalloprotease → MKKIFLLDVFFLLALQYIFFHGLGATYRWVNSSLVHIPIFLAWFNIQMLFLCLATLVLVMVGLALRGKSFVWLGFEALPKNTVSSIGLFIALSFPIALLGRLIVSDFDAWYANGAGLLSWAGVGAFVVTLVFSVLKEELLQRFMQRMLMEHLSNLSIAIVMASSFALAHYFTPVAYGVSSVVSVAFIAFLLAVLYLRTKNILVTFFFHFCFNLIITIQISLHARGDGVGEFLLWSLWGLAFLWTLKPAWKALRESLSFSSSDLQPKTLVFLTLFGFLLPLLYTFLLN
- the polA gene encoding DNA polymerase I is translated as MAKKEKTFVIFDGNALIHRSFHALPPLTIKDGRMVNAVYGFTAVLLKVVKELKPEYWAVAFDVSGPTFRHKMYKEYKATRQKAPQELYDQIPMVKQVVESFHIPVLEKAGYEADDVIGTAVHQVKNVRSIIVTGDGDSLQLVSPQTQVYKIQKGITDTKLFGVADVKEKYGLTPEQIIDYKALRGDPSDNIPGVRGIGEKTATQLLQDFDTLEKIYAALDAGGKKAEKISERIQKLLHEHKKEAELSKKLATIDIAMPLELQLEDCAVQHYDRSEVAKLFQEFEFKSLLNRLPDIATSEKSSLEPTSTQASLQFTTEASPKKKVKDNGATYQCITTEAGLKKVLEEIEKAPELAVDTETTGVDPFRDRLIGISLSWKPGLAAYVPVDAHPDLVKTATFNKLKGLLVDTNLPKIGHNIKFDLEVLCQAGLSIAPLSFDSMIAAYLINSGTRRYGLDDLVFTELGYEMQPIEELIGPKGKKQKTMDQVPVEEVSWYACEDADYTLRLAQHLRAKLKEQNILGLFSKIDMPLVGVLAEMEQSGIKIDAEFLEKMGKQVGKDIGKLEKKIHEVAGSEFNIQSPLQLKKVLFEQLELDTRGIGKTKTGLSTAASELEKLKDLHPIIPLILEFRELAKLKNTYLDALPELVNPKTGRVHTDFNQTIAATGRLSSVNPNLQNIPIRTELGNEIRKAFVTERGYRLISVDYSQIELRVIASIANDPKMIATFQRGEDIHTMTASAIHDVPPEKVSKELRRTAKEVNFGVIYGLGYVGLAQRQGISRDEARAFIEKYFFTYTKVKEWIEQTKLLAAEQGYVETLYGRRRYLPEIVSSNHMIRAQAERIAVNMPIQGTAADLMKLAMLKVAEELPKEFPKARMLLQVHDELVFEAPADEAEAVARLVKKLMEEVAELRVPVLAEAEIGLNWGEMKALE